CAAATTCTGCAACCGTGAAGAAATACGCATGGTGCTCGGAGCATTCCGTGCGTGGGAGCAACCGAACAAGTTACTGCTCGCCCCCCGGCTTTACCCTTTCTCAAGACAGAACGACTATGGCGGCAATTTCCTAAAACGATGGGCTTCACGTGCCGGATATTATCTGCTCATGCCACTGCTCAACCGCTGGATGAAGCTGGAAGCCGGAGCCAACGACGAACTGGTGGACAGTTGCGACCTGCCATATTATATAGCCGCCTCAGACGTGATATTCATCCAACGAAAAGATATATTAAACTCCGACAATGTCCCCCTTGCCTTCTTTTACCACAAAGTGGTGGTGGGGCCCGCCGTGGGAAATATCGGCGAGATACTCTCCCAAACCGGTAACCCGACATTCGACCCCAACGATAAAACGGACATCGTCCAGGCACTCGAAACCGCCCGCTGGCTTGTGCTGCAAGAGAAGGGAGAAGCCAATTATTACTACGCCATGAAGAACATGAATGTCCGGAAAGTGGGAAAAGAGTACGCACAAACTTATAAAAACGCAGTAAATGGCTAACAACATCAAGCGTCAGATCTTCTCAGGAGTGTTTCAAACATCTGCTGAGAATTGACTATATTCTCCATTCGCCGGAGTCGAACTTATCATACATAACACACAAAAGGCTGCCCTCACATTTGAAGGCAGCCGTTCTTCATCTTATTTGCTTATATTTATTCTCCTACATAAATATTATCAAGCTGTACAGTGGATGTCTCATTCTTAGACTTATCTCCCAAGTAACGGAAAGCAATATAAACTTGCTGTCCGACATACTCTGTCATCATATAAGAACCTACATTAACAGATGTCCCATACTTGCCTGCCACCTGAGGTAAATTAAAGTTCTCAGTTACTTCTTTCCAAGTACCTTCCGGGTCAGCAGTTACATCTTCTTTGTTTCCAGAGAATGAAGAAGAAATATATACATGCAGGGCATCATGCGTCCAATGACCAGAAGTCATGTCAAAAGTCAATATATAATTACTCTTTATTTCCAAAGCCGGAGTTATCAGCCAAGAATCAACAGCTCCATCACTAATACCATATGCTGTACACTCTGTGTAATTGTTATCTTTATACGATTTATCATACCAAGCCTGTTTGTCTAATGCGACATTCAACCATCCTTCAAGCATTGTAGGGGCTTTAGCTGTAATCTTACGTCCATCTTCGTCAAACGTTTGATTCAAAGCAGCCTTAGGCACAGTACGCTTGTACACCCAAGCAGAACCGTCATATTCATATTCGTCAGTCATTTCCACTACGTCTGATGTAGAAGTCCAGCCAGCAACGGACTTTTGTAACTCAATAGCCATAAATTTATCTTCAGCCAATTTGAAACCAACAGCTTTAATTGTTCCGGATTGAGCATATGGATACTTTAATCCCAAATATGCAGAAATATAGGATTGCGCAGAAGATGCGGTCAGCTTCGTAACACCCATTGCTTCATAATCTTGGGGCTGCAGAAGCAGAATGTCAGTATATGCTTCCCATTTAGTACTCTCTTCATTATATTGATAGAAAGCAGAAACCTGCAAATAATGATTATCAGCCAAACTAGTAACGCTCCAGTTATTGGTATTCGCGCTTTCTGCCGACATAACTACTGTTTTCCAACTATCCAATGAATTGGATTCCAAATCATCCGTAAAAGCAAGTACTCCATCAAATGCACCATCACTATCGGCTTGGTTATAATTTACCACTGCCAGCTGCTTACCTACAGGAGCTGTAAATTCTTCCTTTAAGAAACCTGGTACATATTGAGTTGCTTTCTTTGTAGGAGAAAAATAAGTAAACGGCAAATCTTC
This portion of the Bacteroides acidifaciens genome encodes:
- a CDS encoding glycosyltransferase family 1 protein encodes the protein MNDSEETNSTVIKALIVFRENGDTDNLFVPILCDAIRMSGIDVRCSTKKFWDSDTAYDIIHFQWPEEVVGWTCDNPDIIRRLEERICFFRSRGAHFIYTRHNVRPHYANEIISRAYDIIESQSDVVVHMGQFSRDEFAAKYPGSRNVVIPHHIYQYTYQENISVERARQYLKIPQEAFIVTAFGKFCNREEIRMVLGAFRAWEQPNKLLLAPRLYPFSRQNDYGGNFLKRWASRAGYYLLMPLLNRWMKLEAGANDELVDSCDLPYYIAASDVIFIQRKDILNSDNVPLAFFYHKVVVGPAVGNIGEILSQTGNPTFDPNDKTDIVQALETARWLVLQEKGEANYYYAMKNMNVRKVGKEYAQTYKNAVNG
- a CDS encoding choice-of-anchor J domain-containing protein, coding for MKRNILYTSIFIAGMALWTSCDHEPDFPGLDVKGETLTNVAKYADTYLGAAFTDDNPARETLPEWLQKKYYTCDKGSSAMVTYKFAPSVPEYVSAVSAATAYTVTADDYKAVWEDLPFTYFSPTKKATQYVPGFLKEEFTAPVGKQLAVVNYNQADSDGAFDGVLAFTDDLESNSLDSWKTVVMSAESANTNNWSVTSLADNHYLQVSAFYQYNEESTKWEAYTDILLLQPQDYEAMGVTKLTASSAQSYISAYLGLKYPYAQSGTIKAVGFKLAEDKFMAIELQKSVAGWTSTSDVVEMTDEYEYDGSAWVYKRTVPKAALNQTFDEDGRKITAKAPTMLEGWLNVALDKQAWYDKSYKDNNYTECTAYGISDGAVDSWLITPALEIKSNYILTFDMTSGHWTHDALHVYISSSFSGNKEDVTADPEGTWKEVTENFNLPQVAGKYGTSVNVGSYMMTEYVGQQVYIAFRYLGDKSKNETSTVQLDNIYVGE